From Asterias rubens chromosome 3, eAstRub1.3, whole genome shotgun sequence, the proteins below share one genomic window:
- the LOC117288256 gene encoding mothers against decapentaplegic homolog 7-like: MFKSKRTVLIRRLWRSRGGQSATGEQGPDSQGFDRDLDTDPEFKSAAHSLLKRLKDRQLELLLDAVESRGTTSTACVPLPKGDVRLGRGRTAQPHVLCCQLYRWSDLKQASELKRLNFCCQTGRDVEEFSSGIVCCNPYHLSRLCRPESPPPPYSRFPIEGSKTEASSPNEDCFSQESTTGSTVDFGESTETGNTPSQRQQLYAVSGWF; the protein is encoded by the exons ATGTTCAAGTCCAAGCGCACGGTACTCATCCGGCGACTCTGGAGGAGCCGTGGTGGTCAGTCTGCCACCGGCGAACAAGGCCCCGATAGTCAGGGCTTCGACCGCGACTTGGACACCGATCCCGAGTTCAAATCGGCTGCCCACAGCCTCCTGAAACGCTTGAAAGATCGACAGCTCGAGCTGTTGCTCGATGCCGTCGAAAGCCGCGGAACGACTTCGACCGCCTGCGTCCCCCTGCCCAAGGGGGACGTGCGCCTCGGCCGGGGCAGGACCGCTCAGCCGCACGTGTTGTGCTGTCAGCTTTACCGCTGGTCCGATCTCAAACAGGCTAGCGAACTTAAAAGACTCAACTTTTGTTGTCAAACGGGACGTGATGTGGAGGAATTTAGCTCAGGAATCGTATGCTGCAACCCTTATCATCTCAGCCGTTTGTGTCGGCCAG AATCGCCGCCGCCTCCATACAGCAGATTTCCGATCGAGGGGTCCAAAACGGAAG CCTCGAGTCCTAACGAAGACTGCTTCTCCCAGGAATCCACAACCGGCTCCACGGTGGATTTTGGGGAGAGCACCGAGACGGGAAATACGCCGAGCCAGCGGCAGCAGCTCTACGCAG